From the Spiroplasma sp. BIUS-1 genome, one window contains:
- a CDS encoding copper homeostasis protein CutC yields the protein MLLEVIAKDLKDIQTINNSKANRIEFCRELKVGGLTPKEKDIVEACQISKLPVNVIVRNTDRDFIYSDEEKEEMLEQVKFIAKTKANGIVIGALTKDLKVDVEFIKKVNEIKKDLEITFHKAFDEVCDFKEAYSTLNDLGITNVLTSGGKDIEKGIDVLKELIGMNLETKVLVGGGVNQNNFNQIKSISNDIHVGSCVRQDMSWDKWAKAEEINKLLEN from the coding sequence ATGTTATTAGAAGTGATTGCTAAAGATTTAAAAGATATTCAAACTATTAATAATTCAAAAGCTAATAGAATTGAATTTTGTAGGGAATTAAAAGTTGGTGGTCTTACACCAAAAGAAAAAGATATAGTAGAGGCTTGTCAAATTTCAAAATTACCAGTGAATGTAATTGTTAGAAATACTGACAGAGACTTTATTTATAGTGATGAAGAAAAAGAAGAAATGTTAGAGCAAGTAAAGTTCATAGCGAAAACAAAAGCTAATGGAATTGTTATTGGGGCTTTAACAAAAGATTTAAAAGTGGATGTAGAATTTATAAAAAAAGTGAATGAAATTAAAAAAGATTTAGAAATAACTTTTCATAAAGCTTTTGATGAAGTTTGTGACTTTAAAGAAGCTTATTCAACTCTAAATGATCTTGGTATAACAAATGTTTTAACAAGTGGTGGAAAAGATATTGAAAAGGGTATTGATGTCTTAAAAGAACTGATCGGTATGAATTTAGAAACAAAAGTTCTAGTTGGTGGCGGAGTAAATCAAAATAACTTTAATCAAATCAAATCAATTTCAAATGATATACATGTTGGAAGTTGTGTAAGACAAGATATGAGTTGGGATAAATGAGCAAAAGCAGAAGAAATAAATAAGTTATTGGAGAATTAA